A region of Sulfurimonas sp. DNA encodes the following proteins:
- a CDS encoding tetratricopeptide repeat protein — translation MNRFLLIILFLLTALNADVSICTDKLETTNKYIECLKKEVNNSKSVEDINFLAGYLVTKNRFDEAINLYKQATLQDDAKAMYYLGGIYEEQKKEYDLAVKWFKKAADKNYKDSVYRVGSILEKKLLKEDEAIAYYQEWIKKGNVEAYNYLGNLYLDKEDFQKAKKEYLKGAKKASKESYYLLGSLHEAYIENGLNDAIDYYKEGAELGEYKSIYNLAVLYDNMAKYDKSQIWYKRAMALNNKDAYFGYGHMLRKKGDLKGALSVLEELGKLGDGRGYWGMAQIYINEYNDFEKCKEYCLKTIENGNARGASLLGYIYSNDLKDKEKAIKWYTKAYEMKDCDGTENLVVVYKNDLKDEKKYNEWLDKADAMGCGFAGFKRGYANYIKKDMKNAIKWYKRGAELGDEDSATSLGYIYSVELKDKDKAIYWYKKASKLGNKKAQKWIKKLKAQK, via the coding sequence ATGAATAGATTTTTATTAATAATATTATTTTTACTAACAGCATTAAATGCGGATGTTTCAATATGTACAGATAAGTTAGAAACTACAAATAAATATATAGAGTGTTTAAAAAAAGAAGTTAATAATAGTAAATCTGTAGAAGATATAAACTTCTTAGCAGGTTACCTTGTTACTAAAAATAGATTTGATGAAGCTATTAATCTTTACAAACAAGCAACTCTTCAAGATGATGCAAAAGCTATGTACTATCTTGGTGGAATTTATGAAGAGCAGAAAAAAGAGTATGACCTTGCAGTAAAATGGTTTAAAAAAGCAGCAGATAAAAATTATAAGGACTCGGTATATAGAGTAGGTTCTATTTTAGAAAAAAAGCTACTTAAAGAAGATGAAGCTATTGCTTATTATCAAGAGTGGATAAAAAAAGGTAATGTTGAAGCATATAACTATCTTGGGAATCTCTACCTAGATAAAGAGGACTTTCAAAAAGCAAAGAAAGAGTATCTAAAAGGTGCTAAAAAAGCTTCCAAAGAATCTTACTACCTTTTAGGAAGTCTTCATGAAGCCTATATAGAAAATGGACTTAATGATGCAATTGATTATTATAAAGAAGGGGCAGAGTTAGGTGAGTATAAGTCTATTTATAATCTAGCAGTGCTGTATGATAATATGGCTAAATATGATAAATCTCAAATATGGTATAAAAGGGCAATGGCACTTAATAATAAAGATGCTTATTTTGGATATGGTCATATGCTTAGAAAAAAAGGCGACTTAAAAGGGGCATTAAGTGTATTAGAAGAGCTTGGTAAACTTGGTGATGGTCGAGGATATTGGGGAATGGCTCAAATATATATCAATGAATACAATGATTTTGAAAAATGTAAAGAGTATTGTTTGAAAACTATTGAGAATGGAAATGCAAGAGGGGCTAGTTTACTTGGATATATTTATTCAAACGACCTTAAAGATAAAGAAAAAGCTATTAAATGGTACACGAAAGCTTATGAAATGAAAGATTGCGATGGAACCGAAAATTTAGTAGTTGTTTATAAAAACGACCTAAAAGATGAAAAAAAATATAACGAATGGTTAGACAAAGCAGATGCTATGGGTTGTGGCTTTGCAGGGTTTAAACGTGGGTATGCTAATTACATAAAAAAAGACATGAAAAATGCAATAAAGTGGTATAAAAGAGGTGCAGAATTGGGAGATGAAGATTCTGCCACTAGTTTAGGGTATATATATTCTGTAGAATTAAAAGATAAAGATAAAGCAATTTATTGGTATAAAAAAGCCTCTAAACTTGGAAATAAAAAAGCTCAAAAATGGATTAAAAAACTAAAGGCACAAAAATAA
- a CDS encoding phospholipase effector Tle1 domain-containing protein, producing MSEIKRGSSNVYYHDTEFMHVVRFFYNNSGVAAAQNARTRWAFLVVGRDELGDAFLNDKAKSNEDRINEIKDRYLPLLQECVNAKDEPAFTLDKTKISEFRTYPSKFKNKWIIRQSTPSKDANKLKSLLKGFGFFDEASVLKNDENMHSNFGYLRLDVKICNQYLYADNIEDEAYALVALPYIYNKKDDVYDVLVLSEHASVSLMPKVLVEYGVFFDGTKNSMYNVDFNLDFHKYLSEQTKIVLDTDAEKRPIMKKDVHNEKFYPNAATYIREVDEPRKDVIINRIRDEIQENVRYFQNSSKDKINNEDTKYKSWFQDRASDHSDKVYDFLIDIKDGKLNKDTEKAVKDGIILDADTQEYKETLVKEYVYDEILPSGEGSSFVNGYTNIKRLFEHYKAYDPLNLKDSEPRKYIKDSFKVYASGDGCIDPYESGKLKSDSKIGLGLAFGSTGVLAHIVYTCDKIAKNLRHNNYNLVNELVLDVFGFSRGAAEARHFVSSIMKEYDVQTSDTTRKYTLNTSDESKNIFSPFYPEQGGVYTKVEGRYYFNPLRTDIEKITVTKSVGRNKRNVDYYNPYYKKYARKLQIDSVSFRFIGIYDTVAHYGICQANDNKDLNLDFKEAKLGRLVHLTAEDEYRKNFAMTHITESASKKFQEDSKMKEIALPGAHADVGGGYMDKEKSPRYIADENEKLLLKWNKKYEWIKSSPDLFVEAAEDIKEIKRNKKAGFYRIKNLIEDDNLYIYRPKISNKYEYVSLKLMHTEALNSDDNSEKVPFEDISTQYKIDSRNNEFLYKVYKELKEDKFEMHGDLHKELRQGYLHHSADLDGIAPIDVNMPSMDNYTNKKVEIYGKRVKYSSTKKQSCFIS from the coding sequence ATGTCAGAAATAAAAAGAGGTTCATCAAATGTCTATTATCATGATACAGAGTTTATGCATGTTGTACGGTTTTTTTATAATAATAGCGGAGTCGCTGCCGCGCAGAATGCTAGAACAAGATGGGCTTTTTTAGTAGTTGGACGAGATGAGTTAGGCGATGCGTTTCTAAATGATAAAGCAAAAAGTAATGAAGATAGAATTAATGAGATAAAAGACAGATACCTCCCACTTTTACAAGAGTGTGTAAATGCAAAAGATGAACCTGCCTTTACTTTAGATAAAACAAAAATATCTGAGTTTAGAACTTATCCTTCAAAGTTTAAAAATAAATGGATAATTCGTCAAAGTACACCGTCTAAAGATGCTAATAAGTTAAAAAGTCTTCTAAAAGGCTTTGGTTTTTTTGATGAAGCTTCTGTGTTAAAAAATGATGAAAATATGCATTCAAATTTTGGATACCTTAGGCTAGATGTTAAAATCTGTAATCAATACTTATATGCTGATAATATAGAAGATGAAGCTTATGCTTTAGTAGCACTCCCTTATATATACAATAAAAAAGATGATGTTTATGATGTACTAGTTCTAAGTGAACATGCTTCTGTTTCTTTGATGCCAAAGGTTCTAGTTGAGTATGGAGTCTTTTTCGATGGAACTAAAAACAGTATGTATAATGTAGACTTTAATCTTGATTTTCATAAGTATCTTAGTGAGCAAACTAAAATTGTTTTGGATACGGATGCTGAAAAGCGTCCTATTATGAAAAAAGATGTACATAATGAAAAATTCTATCCAAATGCAGCAACATACATAAGAGAAGTTGATGAACCAAGAAAAGATGTAATCATCAATAGAATTCGTGACGAAATCCAAGAAAATGTCCGTTATTTCCAAAACTCATCAAAAGACAAGATAAACAACGAAGATACAAAATATAAGTCTTGGTTTCAAGATAGAGCATCAGATCATTCAGATAAAGTCTATGACTTTCTTATAGATATTAAAGATGGAAAGTTAAATAAAGATACTGAGAAAGCTGTTAAAGATGGGATAATACTAGATGCAGACACACAAGAGTATAAAGAGACTCTAGTAAAAGAGTATGTATATGATGAGATTCTTCCCTCAGGGGAGGGTAGTAGTTTTGTGAATGGATATACAAATATCAAACGTTTGTTCGAACATTACAAAGCTTATGATCCCTTAAATCTAAAAGACTCAGAGCCAAGGAAATATATAAAAGACAGCTTTAAAGTCTATGCTAGTGGAGATGGTTGTATAGACCCTTATGAGAGTGGGAAACTAAAGTCAGATAGTAAGATAGGTTTAGGATTGGCATTTGGAAGTACCGGTGTATTAGCCCATATAGTATATACCTGCGATAAAATAGCTAAAAACTTACGTCATAATAATTATAACTTAGTAAATGAATTGGTTCTTGATGTTTTTGGATTCTCACGTGGAGCGGCAGAAGCAAGACACTTTGTGAGTTCTATAATGAAAGAGTATGATGTCCAGACATCTGATACAACACGTAAATATACACTAAATACAAGTGATGAATCAAAAAATATTTTTTCTCCTTTTTATCCAGAGCAAGGTGGTGTTTATACAAAGGTAGAAGGACGTTACTACTTTAATCCTCTACGAACAGATATTGAAAAAATTACTGTTACAAAAAGTGTAGGTAGAAATAAACGAAATGTAGACTACTATAATCCATATTACAAAAAATATGCAAGAAAACTACAGATAGATTCTGTTTCGTTTCGTTTTATAGGGATTTACGATACTGTAGCTCATTATGGGATTTGTCAAGCAAATGATAATAAAGATTTAAATTTAGATTTTAAAGAGGCTAAATTAGGAAGACTTGTTCATCTCACAGCTGAAGATGAGTACAGAAAAAACTTTGCTATGACACATATTACTGAGAGTGCTTCTAAAAAGTTTCAAGAAGATTCAAAAATGAAAGAGATAGCTCTTCCTGGGGCACACGCTGATGTTGGTGGTGGTTATATGGATAAAGAAAAGAGTCCTCGTTATATCGCTGATGAGAATGAAAAATTGCTTCTTAAATGGAATAAAAAGTATGAGTGGATAAAGAGCAGTCCAGACTTATTTGTAGAGGCAGCTGAAGATATAAAAGAAATTAAGCGAAATAAAAAAGCTGGTTTTTATAGAATTAAAAACTTGATTGAAGATGATAATTTATATATATACAGACCAAAAATTTCAAATAAGTATGAGTATGTTAGCTTGAAGCTTATGCACACGGAAGCTTTGAACTCAGATGATAATTCAGAAAAAGTTCCTTTTGAAGATATCTCAACTCAATATAAAATTGATTCAAGAAATAATGAATTTTTATATAAAGTATATAAAGAGCTAAAAGAAGATAAATTCGAAATGCATGGTGATTTACATAAAGAGTTAAGACAAGGATATCTTCATCATTCAGCTGATTTAGATGGAATAGCTCCTATTGATGTAAATATGCCTTCAATGGACAACTATACCAATAAGAAAGTGGAAATTTACGGCAAAAGAGTTAAATATAGCTCAACAAAAAAACAGTCTTGCTTTATTAGTTAA
- a CDS encoding phospholipase effector Tle1 domain-containing protein — protein sequence MSEIKRGSSNVYYHDTEFMHVVRFFYNNSGVAAAQNARTRWAFLVVGRDELGDAFLNDKAKSNEDRINEIKDRYLPLLQECVNAKDEPAFTLDKTKISEFRTYPSKFKNKWIIRQSTPSKDANKLKSLLKGFGFFDEASVLKNDENMHSNFGYLRLDVKICNQYLYADNIEDEAYALVALPYIYNKKDDVYDVLVLSEHASVSLMPKVLVEYGVFFDGTKNSMYNVDFNLDFHKYLSEQTKIVLDTEAIVDYIKKEDEHNEKLYQNAATYIREVDKPQKDVIINRIRDEIQENVRYFQNSSKDKVNNEDTKYKSWFQDRASDHSDKVYDFLIDIKDGKLNKDTEKAVKDGIILDADTQEYKETLVKEYVYDEILPSGEGSSFVNGYTNIKRLFEHYKAYDPLNLKDSEPRKYIKDSFKVYASGDGCIDPYESGKLKSDSKIGLGLAFGSTGVLAHIVYTCDKIAKNLRHNNYNLVNELVLDVFGFSRGAAEARHFVSSIMKEYDVQTSDTTRKYTLNTSDESKNIFSPFYPEQGGVYTKVEGRYYFNPLRTDIEKITVTKSVGRNKRNVDYYNPYYKKYARKLQIDSVSFRFIGIYDTVAHYGICQANDNKDLNLDFKEAKLGRLVHLTAEDEYRKNFAMTHITESASKKFQEDSKMKEIALPGAHADVGGGYMDKEKSPRYIADENEKLLLKWNKKYEWIKSSPDLFVEAAEDIKEIKRNKKAGFYRIKNLIEDDNLYIYRPKISNKYEYVSLKLMHTEALNSDDNSEKVPFEDISTKYKIDSRNNDFLYKVYKELREDKFEMHGDLHKELRQGYLHHSADLDGIAPIDVNMPSMDNYTNNKVEIYGKRVKYSSTKKQSCFIS from the coding sequence ATGTCAGAAATTAAAAGAGGTTCATCAAATGTCTATTATCATGATACAGAGTTTATGCATGTTGTACGGTTTTTTTATAATAATAGTGGAGTCGCTGCCGCGCAGAATGCTAGAACAAGATGGGCTTTTTTAGTAGTTGGACGAGATGAGTTAGGCGATGCGTTTCTAAATGATAAAGCAAAAAGTAATGAAGATAGAATTAATGAGATAAAAGACAGATACCTCCCACTTTTACAAGAGTGTGTAAATGCAAAAGATGAACCTGCTTTTACTTTAGATAAAACAAAAATATCTGAGTTTAGAACTTATCCCTCAAAGTTTAAAAATAAATGGATAATTCGTCAAAGTACACCGTCTAAAGATGCTAATAAGTTAAAAAGTCTTCTAAAAGGCTTTGGTTTTTTTGATGAAGCTTCTGTGTTAAAAAATGATGAAAATATGCATTCAAATTTTGGATACCTTAGGCTAGATGTTAAAATCTGTAATCAATACTTATATGCTGATAATATAGAAGATGAAGCTTATGCTTTAGTAGCACTCCCTTATATATACAATAAAAAAGATGATGTTTATGATGTACTAGTTCTAAGTGAACATGCTTCTGTTTCTTTGATGCCAAAGGTTCTAGTTGAGTATGGAGTCTTTTTCGATGGAACTAAAAACAGTATGTATAATGTAGACTTTAATCTTGATTTTCATAAGTATCTTAGTGAGCAAACTAAAATTGTTTTGGATACTGAAGCAATAGTAGATTATATTAAGAAAGAAGATGAACATAATGAAAAATTATATCAAAATGCAGCAACATACATAAGAGAAGTAGATAAACCTCAAAAAGATGTAATCATCAATAGAATTCGTGATGAAATCCAAGAAAATGTCCGTTATTTCCAAAACTCATCAAAAGACAAAGTCAACAACGAAGATACAAAATATAAGTCTTGGTTTCAAGATAGAGCATCAGATCATTCAGATAAAGTCTATGACTTTCTTATAGATATTAAAGATGGAAAGTTAAATAAAGATACTGAGAAAGCTGTTAAAGATGGGATAATACTAGATGCAGACACACAAGAGTATAAAGAGACTCTAGTAAAAGAGTATGTATATGATGAGATTCTTCCCTCAGGGGAGGGTAGTAGTTTTGTGAATGGATATACAAATATCAAACGTTTGTTCGAACATTACAAAGCTTATGACCCCTTAAATCTAAAAGACTCAGAGCCAAGGAAATATATAAAAGACAGCTTTAAAGTCTATGCTAGTGGAGATGGTTGTATAGACCCTTATGAGAGTGGGAAACTAAAGTCAGATAGTAAGATAGGTTTAGGATTGGCATTTGGAAGTACCGGTGTATTAGCCCATATAGTATATACCTGCGATAAAATAGCTAAAAACTTACGTCATAATAATTATAACTTAGTAAATGAATTGGTTCTTGATGTTTTTGGATTCTCACGTGGAGCGGCAGAAGCAAGACACTTTGTGAGTTCTATAATGAAAGAGTATGATGTCCAGACATCTGATACAACACGTAAATATACACTAAATACAAGTGATGAATCAAAAAATATATTTTCTCCTTTTTATCCAGAGCAAGGTGGTGTTTATACAAAGGTAGAAGGACGTTACTACTTTAATCCTCTACGAACAGATATTGAAAAAATTACTGTTACAAAAAGTGTAGGTAGAAATAAACGAAATGTAGACTACTATAATCCATATTACAAAAAATATGCAAGAAAACTACAGATAGATTCTGTTTCGTTTCGTTTTATAGGGATTTACGATACTGTAGCTCATTATGGGATTTGTCAAGCAAATGATAATAAAGATTTAAATTTAGATTTTAAAGAGGCTAAATTAGGAAGACTTGTTCATCTCACAGCTGAAGATGAGTACAGAAAAAACTTTGCTATGACACATATTACTGAGAGTGCTTCTAAAAAGTTTCAAGAAGATTCAAAAATGAAAGAGATAGCTCTTCCTGGGGCACACGCTGATGTTGGTGGTGGTTATATGGATAAAGAAAAGAGTCCTCGTTATATCGCTGATGAGAATGAAAAATTGCTTCTTAAATGGAATAAAAAGTATGAGTGGATAAAGAGCAGTCCAGACTTATTTGTAGAGGCAGCTGAAGATATAAAAGAAATTAAGCGAAATAAAAAAGCTGGTTTTTATAGAATTAAAAACTTGATTGAAGATGATAATTTATATATATACAGACCAAAAATTTCAAATAAGTATGAGTATGTTAGCTTGAAGCTTATGCACACGGAAGCTTTGAACTCAGATGATAATTCAGAAAAAGTTCCTTTTGAAGATATCTCAACTAAATATAAAATTGATTCAAGAAATAATGATTTTTTATATAAAGTATATAAAGAGCTAAGAGAAGATAAATTCGAAATGCATGGTGATTTACATAAAGAGTTAAGACAAGGATATCTTCATCATTCAGCTGATTTAGATGGAATAGCTCCTATTGATGTAAATATGCCTTCAATGGACAACTATACCAATAATAAAGTGGAAATTTACGGCAAAAGAGTTAAATATAGCTCAACAAAAAAACAATCTTGCTTTATTAGTTAA
- a CDS encoding Hcp family type VI secretion system effector has translation MDNPVFMSIEGSTQGNITEGATTPESVGNIYQNGHEDEAIVKAFTHNINIPRNTTTGQPTGQRTHNPLIVTKLIDKSSPLLYNALTKGETLKKVELKWYRTSYAGKPEHYYSMTLEDAVITNMDASMESQESSSAAQVMPLEVVSFSYRKISWRHETASTSGEDDWRVGVGA, from the coding sequence ATGGATAATCCAGTTTTTATGTCAATCGAAGGTAGCACACAAGGTAATATAACAGAAGGTGCAACAACACCAGAATCAGTAGGTAATATTTATCAGAATGGTCATGAAGATGAGGCGATAGTAAAAGCATTTACTCACAACATCAACATCCCACGCAATACGACTACAGGTCAACCAACAGGTCAAAGAACTCACAACCCATTGATTGTTACTAAACTAATTGATAAAAGCTCACCACTTCTTTATAATGCACTAACTAAAGGTGAGACTTTAAAGAAAGTAGAACTTAAATGGTATAGAACTTCATATGCAGGTAAACCTGAACATTACTACAGTATGACTCTTGAAGATGCTGTAATAACTAATATGGATGCATCTATGGAATCTCAAGAGAGTTCATCAGCGGCTCAAGTTATGCCTCTTGAAGTAGTATCTTTTTCTTACAGAAAGATTTCTTGGAGACATGAAACTGCTAGTACATCTGGAGAAGATGACTGGAGAGTAGGTGTAGGAGCGTAA
- a CDS encoding Hcp family type VI secretion system effector has translation MDNPVFMSIEGSTQGNITEGATTPESVGNIYQNGHEDEAIVKAFTHNINIPRNTTTGQPTGQRTHNPLIVTKLIDKSSPLLYNALTKGETLKKVELKWYRTSYAGKPEHYYSMTLEDAVITNMDASMESQESASAAQVMPLEIVSFSYRKISWRHETASTSGEDDWRVGVGA, from the coding sequence ATGGATAATCCAGTTTTTATGTCAATCGAAGGTAGCACACAAGGTAATATAACAGAAGGTGCAACAACACCAGAATCAGTAGGTAATATTTATCAGAATGGTCATGAAGATGAGGCGATAGTAAAAGCATTTACTCACAACATCAACATCCCACGAAATACGACTACAGGTCAACCAACAGGTCAAAGAACTCACAACCCATTGATTGTTACTAAACTAATTGATAAAAGTTCACCACTTCTTTATAATGCACTAACTAAAGGTGAGACTTTAAAGAAAGTAGAACTTAAATGGTATAGAACTTCATATGCAGGTAAACCTGAACATTACTACAGTATGACTCTTGAAGATGCTGTAATAACTAATATGGATGCATCAATGGAATCTCAAGAGAGTGCATCAGCGGCTCAAGTTATGCCTCTTGAAATAGTATCTTTTTCTTACAGAAAGATTTCTTGGAGACATGAAACTGCTAGTACATCTGGAGAAGATGACTGGAGAGTAGGTGTAGGAGCGTAA
- a CDS encoding type VI secretion system Vgr family protein — protein sequence MSQLTSPMNNKIHQRISAQLKLSEYNQADTMMQGRDSYSVYELEGKSSILTGYEYKLTFISDEEINVEDIVDTETELHLRDETSPLNSKKIYGKIIEAKENGSVARKKLYQIKVVSPLHYLSLNQRYEVYQEMNVPDIISSIIAKYSVLLNIQLDVKIDTQTIPKRHTCTQYKQSDFEFIKMLCEEEGYILLIDASSNNPYTVTLCELNEHAPLNTEIIECTYNKVKTFSTSAQAQDYYENKKPSLDFSIQAGQVMHSHTFADNEVTSQLRSDIKKETLRDRLDKLDESLYKDLSRYAKIDAEQGFSQGIRVLGNSEELSVKDGVVLNLKDIKGHKNTQVIVLSVKYKATFPNALDEYAQVADDEQQAQYSVEFIAIPSDVIYRPQVITSKPRIHSIQTAIVSNTDKDTQKFANEIDVNERGEIKVIFHFDEKRPTSAYVPLSNIYSGDGYGVQFLPRVNSEVIVSFINGDIDRPIITGALHNGENRHPFNLPKEKTKSFIKTQTTPQYEDKEGYNELLFEDKQGEELLSLRAQNDYELNVLNNSNTHIANNKKIIIDNDLELSVQNDSTQTIGNDKKVNILGNEIKTIEKEQILTIKEDQEIHILRDANTIINNNQKTIIEQDLIQRIKGQVTHYIEKDQKEKYLANLFLQIEAELGIEITSSYHLNAKTIKQEAETVEIEASDGISLKCGGSVLTVDGGGIHLKASKVDTNSGNAGVTASKIAIAKIEKPLYNKLKVTKVEASITKQDEITQVLTYTASVEKFEDGAWSETTELTTTQEAQINWYFIKNNDQENKDILTDNPTDDTINIKGLKMSVTLEKENIYKHGHAHAFVVDAVEEGYEVTELKRYLEVEDILVNITNNDNKEFEAQAIYNVDEITEEEKAETRWTVEGKDVPESNAKGTMTHTYKGEKLDLKITAYIETTQMNVAVAHANFADSEEEINGEEKSNE from the coding sequence ATGTCACAACTAACATCTCCCATGAACAATAAAATCCACCAACGAATCTCAGCCCAACTAAAACTATCTGAATATAATCAAGCAGATACTATGATGCAAGGAAGAGACTCCTATAGCGTATATGAACTAGAAGGTAAAAGTTCAATCTTAACAGGGTACGAATATAAACTTACCTTTATAAGTGATGAAGAGATAAATGTAGAGGATATAGTAGATACAGAAACAGAGCTACACTTAAGAGATGAAACAAGCCCACTAAACTCTAAAAAGATATATGGAAAAATCATTGAAGCTAAAGAGAATGGAAGTGTAGCAAGAAAAAAGCTTTACCAAATAAAAGTAGTATCCCCTCTGCACTATCTTTCACTTAACCAAAGATATGAAGTTTATCAAGAGATGAATGTACCTGATATCATTTCATCTATCATTGCAAAATATTCAGTACTACTAAATATTCAACTTGATGTAAAAATAGATACTCAAACTATACCAAAGCGTCATACTTGTACACAGTATAAACAAAGTGATTTTGAATTTATTAAAATGTTGTGTGAAGAAGAAGGTTACATCCTTCTAATAGATGCATCTTCAAATAATCCATACACAGTTACCCTATGTGAACTAAACGAACATGCTCCACTAAATACAGAAATCATAGAATGTACATATAATAAAGTTAAAACATTTTCAACATCAGCACAAGCACAAGACTATTATGAAAATAAAAAGCCTTCCTTAGACTTCAGTATACAAGCAGGACAAGTAATGCATAGTCATACTTTTGCTGATAATGAAGTAACATCCCAATTACGCTCAGATATAAAAAAAGAGACTCTCCGTGATAGACTTGATAAACTAGATGAGTCTCTGTATAAAGACCTCTCTCGTTATGCAAAGATAGATGCAGAGCAAGGTTTTTCACAAGGTATTAGAGTTCTAGGAAACTCAGAAGAATTAAGTGTTAAAGATGGAGTAGTTCTAAACCTAAAAGATATTAAAGGACATAAGAATACTCAAGTAATTGTTCTAAGTGTAAAGTATAAAGCAACATTTCCAAATGCCTTAGATGAGTATGCTCAAGTTGCAGATGATGAACAACAAGCACAGTACAGTGTAGAGTTCATAGCAATCCCAAGTGATGTTATATATAGACCCCAAGTAATTACTTCTAAACCACGAATCCACTCTATACAAACAGCAATAGTATCAAATACAGATAAAGATACTCAAAAGTTTGCAAATGAAATAGATGTAAACGAAAGAGGAGAGATAAAAGTAATATTTCACTTTGATGAAAAGAGACCTACCTCTGCTTATGTACCACTCTCAAATATTTATAGTGGAGATGGCTATGGAGTACAGTTCTTACCTAGAGTTAACTCTGAAGTAATAGTAAGCTTTATAAATGGAGATATAGATAGACCAATAATAACGGGAGCTTTGCACAATGGAGAGAACCGACATCCATTTAACCTGCCAAAAGAAAAAACAAAGTCATTTATAAAAACCCAAACAACACCCCAATACGAAGATAAAGAGGGATATAATGAACTACTCTTTGAAGATAAACAAGGAGAAGAGTTACTAAGCCTAAGAGCACAGAATGATTATGAACTAAATGTACTAAACAATAGTAATACACATATAGCAAACAATAAAAAAATAATCATAGATAATGACCTAGAACTCTCTGTCCAAAACGATTCAACCCAAACAATAGGAAATGATAAGAAAGTAAATATACTAGGTAATGAGATAAAGACAATAGAAAAAGAGCAAATACTAACAATCAAAGAAGACCAAGAGATACATATACTTAGAGATGCTAATACCATCATCAATAATAATCAAAAAACAATCATAGAACAAGATCTTATCCAAAGGATAAAAGGTCAAGTAACTCACTATATAGAAAAAGACCAAAAAGAAAAATACTTAGCAAATCTATTTTTACAAATAGAAGCAGAACTTGGGATTGAAATAACAAGTTCTTACCATTTAAACGCAAAAACAATTAAACAAGAAGCTGAAACTGTAGAAATAGAAGCAAGTGATGGAATAAGCCTAAAGTGTGGGGGAAGTGTTCTAACGGTAGACGGAGGAGGGATTCATCTAAAAGCATCAAAAGTTGATACTAACTCAGGAAATGCAGGAGTAACAGCGAGTAAAATTGCTATTGCTAAAATAGAAAAACCACTTTATAATAAACTTAAAGTTACAAAAGTTGAAGCAAGCATTACTAAACAAGATGAGATTACCCAAGTATTAACATATACAGCAAGTGTAGAAAAATTTGAAGATGGTGCATGGAGTGAAACGACAGAACTTACAACAACACAAGAGGCACAAATCAACTGGTACTTCATTAAAAATAATGACCAAGAGAATAAAGATATATTAACAGACAACCCAACAGACGATACCATTAACATCAAAGGTTTAAAAATGTCTGTTACACTCGAAAAAGAGAATATCTATAAACACGGACATGCTCATGCATTTGTAGTTGATGCAGTTGAAGAGGGATATGAAGTTACTGAACTTAAGCGTTATCTTGAGGTAGAAGATATTCTCGTTAATATTACGAACAATGACAATAAAGAGTTTGAAGCTCAAGCAATATATAATGTTGATGAGATTACTGAAGAAGAAAAAGCAGAAACAAGATGGACAGTAGAAGGTAAAGATGTTCCTGAGTCAAATGCAAAAGGGACAATGACTCATACCTATAAGGGTGAAAAACTAGACCTTAAAATAACAGCATATATAGAAACAACTCAAATGAATGTCGCCGTTGCACATGCCAATTTTGCAGATAGTGAAGAAGAGATAAATGGAGAAGAAAAAAGTAATGAATAG